From a single Oncorhynchus tshawytscha isolate Ot180627B linkage group LG33, Otsh_v2.0, whole genome shotgun sequence genomic region:
- the rab34b gene encoding ras-related protein Rab-34, translating to MLPPVRRDRIIAQLPECFTPAAALHTKDVFHSQVKAACQGQKTGAVGFNIAKVIVVGDVAVGKTCLISRFCKDSFDKNYKATIGVDFEMERFEVLGVPFSLQLWDTAGQERFKCIASTYYRGAQAIIVVFDLSCVTSLDNARQWLEDAMKENDPSSVLLFLVGTKKDLSSPDQLAYMEQEAIRLSEEIRAEYWTVSAKSGESIREFFFRVASLTFEANVLAELEKSGSRRVGDIIRITESTEEEYKPTKRKATCC from the exons ATGTTGCCACCTGTGAGGAGAGACCGCATCATCGCTCAGCTTCCAGAG tgttttACCCCAGCTGCAGCGCTACACACTAAAGATGTCTTCCACTCACAGGTCAAGGCTGCCTGTCAGGGGCAAAAGACGGGCGCAGTGGG CTTTAACATCGCCAAGGTGATTGTGGTAGGGGATGTGGCAGTTGGGAAGACATGTCTAATCAGCAG gTTCTGTAAGGACTCGTTTGATAAGAACTATAAGGCCACCATCGGAGTAGATTTTGAGATGGAGCGGTTTGAGGTGTTGGGGGTCCCCTTCAGTTTACAGCT atgGGACACAGCGGGTCAGGAGAGGTTCAAGTGCATCGCCTCCACATATTACAGAGGAGCACAAG CCATCATAGTGGTATTTGACCTGAGCTGTGTGACCTCTCTGGACAACGCCAG GCAGTGGCTGGAAGATGCTATGAAGGAGAACGATCCCTCCAGTGTTCTGCTGTTCCTGGTCGGAACCAAGAAGGACCTCAGT tctcctgatCAGTTGGCCTACATGGAGCAGGAGGCCATTAGACTGTCAGAGGAGATCCGAGCAGAGTACTGGACTGTGTCTGCTAAGTCAG gggagaGTATCAGGGAGTTTTTCTTCCGGGTAGCGTCTCTAACCTTTGAGGCCAACGTGCTGGCAGAGCTCGAGAAGAGTGGGTCCAGACGTGTTGGTGACATTATCA GAATCACCGAGAGCACAGAAGAAGAGTACAAACCAACCAAGAGAAAAGCAACCTGCTGCTGA